GATTCTTAAACCAGGCGGTACCCTGTTCACGGGAAGGTGTCTCATTATTCGTCACATGCTAGGATTGTGCACGCTCGTAGGCCTTCAGCAGATGCAGAACGACTTCAGTTGTTCAGCTCAATTATGGAGCCTGGGTAAATCTTTTGATCATCCTGGTTAACTGGGCTTCGGTATAACCCACGTAGCCCTCCttgacacacacacacacgcacactAAACGTTGGCGAGCAGGTACTTGATTCCGTTCCACTGCTCGATGGCACTGGGCAGGATCTGGGCGGCAGGCAGGATGAAACCACCGccggaggcgccggcgggccTCAGCTCGATGGTCCAGGCGAactcggcgcgggcggcgccggtgaggTAGTCGGGCGCGCTGCCGGTGGTGGCGTAGAGGGTCGAGCAGCTGGGCCCGTAGGTGAAGCGGGTGCCGTACGACTGGGCGATGGTGTTGGCCGTGTTGCCGGCGAGCGTCATCTGGCGCGCGTGGTTGGCGGCCCGGGCGGAGCAGTCGTAGCCGTAGGGCAGCAGGATGTACTGGCCGTAGCTGTGCCAGTCGATGAAGAGCTTGAtgccgcggccggcggcgaggcggtcgGTGTAGGCCTTGAGGGCGACCATCTCGGGGgtgtcgccggcggcctggcccTTGTACGTCTCGGAGCAGAAGCTCGTGgaggcgccgccggggagTTGCCAGTTGAAGGGCCAGTTTCTGCAAAGCTGTCAGTTTGCTTTCTTATCACGCATATCAGCGTCCAGGTTGATCGGACTACACATACCGGTTGATGTCGGTGCCGATACAGGTGCTGCCAGACCGGGGCTGGCGGTTCTTGCGCCAGAGACGGTCGTTGGTCTGACTGTAGGCGAAACCTAGCCGGTTCCATCAGTGACTGTATGTACACTTGCAGGATGTCCAAGAGATGACTTACCGTCGGGGTTGACGATGGGCAGGATGTAGAAGTCGTActtgtcgagaagggccTTGACAGCAGCGTCGTTCTTTTGGTAACCGTCAATAAGCTGGTAGGTCAAGTACTCGACCACCTGTTTCATCTTGGTTAGTGATGATATCTTGAGGTTGCAACTACGTAACGCAGGGTTCTGGTTGGCGTACCATGGTCGTGACCCATTCGCGGGCGTGGACAGTACCGTGCCAGTAGATGGCGGGCTTGGagtccttgccgccgctACCCCAGAGGTGAATACCAAGGAGCGAGCGTCCGCCGTACGAGTTACCAGCGTTGATCAACTCAGAGTTGGAGGGGAAGTTGGACTGCAAGTCGCGGATGAACTGCTGGTGGTCGGCGAAGGTGTGGTACGAGTTGAACCACGTCAGGCTGGGAAGAGCCTGGAGGCTGACATCGTCGTTTCCTGTGAAACTTGTCAGTATCAATCACTTTTCTAGATTCGTGGGAGCTTCGggaggaaagggaaaaggggaaaCTCACTCTCATAGGGGGCAAATttgccctcctcggcgatggtggcgccgaggtcctcgtgCAGGACCGACGTCTCGAGGCCAAGCTTCTCGAACTTGGAAACGTCACCCGCGGGGATGGCGACGTCCAGGTGCTCGCTGTTGTCGAGGTTGAAGGGGATCGCGGCGATGTTGgcgatcttcttcttgatcGAGGCGGCGTCGTTGTGCGTGGAGATGCGGAAGGCCTTGAAGCCGTCGTAGctgatcttcttctccaggGGCGTGACGGCCGCGGCGGACGCCAGCGGCAGCACAAGGGCGAGACCGGCGAGGAACTTCATGGTCGCTGGGGCTTGTCTAGCTTCCGTGAAAAGTTCCAGATGGACGGGGAGAtcgagaaagagggaggaggcgcTGGCAGGCTGGAGACTGAAAGGAACGAGACCATCTTCGACGATCTTATGCCCCTATTTATGGAGATCGGACGACGGGATATCTGTGTGGTCATGTTGCGGTGTGAGGACGGGTTGCTGTGCGTGGCACCAGCCGAGATGGTGTCACCAGCCCGACCTTTGCAGAAACAGGTAGGTGTGATTGTGGCTTCTAAGCGCCCCCGCGCCCATGATAAGGGGTTTTGGAGAGCTTCCATGCAGAGAAACCCCGCGGTGTAAGTCGGATG
The genomic region above belongs to Colletotrichum higginsianum IMI 349063 chromosome 2, whole genome shotgun sequence and contains:
- a CDS encoding Zinc carboxypeptidase — protein: MKFLAGLALVLPLASAAAVTPLEKKISYDGFKAFRISTHNDAASIKKKIANIAAIPFNLDNSEHLDVAIPAGDVSKFEKLGLETSVLHEDLGATIAEEGKFAPYERNDDVSLQALPSLTWFNSYHTFADHQQFIRDLQSNFPSNSELINAGNSYGGRSLLGIHLWGSGGKDSKPAIYWHGTVHAREWVTTMVVEYLTYQLIDGYQKNDAAVKALLDKYDFYILPIVNPDGFAYSQTNDRLWRKNRQPRSGSTCIGTDINRNWPFNWQLPGGASTSFCSETYKGQAAGDTPEMVALKAYTDRLAAGRGIKLFIDWHSYGQYILLPYGYDCSARAANHARQMTLAGNTANTIAQSYGTRFTYGPSCSTLYATTGSAPDYLTGAARAEFAWTIELRPAGASGGGFILPAAQILPSAIEQWNGIKYLLANV